One Cryptomeria japonica chromosome 9, Sugi_1.0, whole genome shotgun sequence genomic window carries:
- the LOC131079567 gene encoding uncharacterized protein LOC131079567: MEKLKLISREVKGWNRTTFGDIFKRKKDLGARLEHLQNIMAISNPPDPILKEEEDCCKSWKDTLSRKEVYWKQRSKIQWLKEGDKNYAFFHRSASIHKKRNYIKSIKDETGQEISKDSLLGQSVVDFFTRLYADGGRDSPLQDCLVSKLPMAINEDGNRQLLAPISTDDVHRVVFAMGAYKAPGSDGFPPAFF, translated from the coding sequence ATGGAGAAACTAAAGTTAATTAGCAGGGAAGTCAAAGGGTGGAATAGGACCACATTTGGAGATATCTTCAAAAGAAAGAAGGACCTGGGAGCTAGACTGGAACATCTTCAGAATATTATGGCTATCAGTAACCCCCCAGAccccattttgaaggaggaggaagattgCTGCAAGAGTTGGAAAGATACTCTCTCCAGGAAAGAAGtgtactggaagcaaagatccaagATCCAGTGGTTGAAAGAAGGGGACAAAAATTATGCTTTCTTCCACAGATCGGCTTCTATCCACAAGAAGAGAAACTATATCAAAAGTATTAAGGATGAAACTGGCCAGGAGATCTCTAAGGACTCTCTGCTTGGACAGAGTGTGGTGGACTTTTTCACCAGACTGTATGCGGATGGTGGAAGGGATTCTCCGCTCCAAGACTGCCTTGTTAGTAAGCTACCAATGGCCATCAATGAGGATGGCAACCGACAACTTTTGGCTCCCATCTCAACCGATGATGTTCACAGGGTTGTCTTTGCTATGGGAGCCTACAAGGCACCGGGCTCGGATGGTTTCCCCCCAGCGTTCTTCTAG